Proteins from a genomic interval of Gossypium hirsutum isolate 1008001.06 chromosome A09, Gossypium_hirsutum_v2.1, whole genome shotgun sequence:
- the LOC107888824 gene encoding peptidyl-prolyl cis-trans isomerase FKBP53 produces MGFWGIEVKPGKPHPYHSDNVRGKLHITQATLGLGSFKERSVLQCSVGHKSPIILCSLLPNQNETCALDLKFDEDDDLVAFSVLGPQSIHLSGYFVADDGDHLRDEYESDSYGEDIAETETESEDESSDYCSDEEYGDDFIDDDDLEFFRPPVPNSGVVIEEIMDDEKPTKGNEESKRSKRKNKLTGSEEQKNSQGQLIVKRGAGVTDLETEDEDGFPVSASQKSEDAIQQPQPETKELRENLTKEDKTRKDASEKKRKIKNTDEEGGKKKKKKKQKGNDTDDINGLPGDEVQLVKEESQDSENVMPVGKEQDHPHSDRALGSEPDIVPGENLSERKKKKKKKTTQENQVSANASVSQSGDKDTSTLKSEEKQTAGKSSQVRTFPNGLVVQELAMGKPDGKRASRGKQVSVHYIGKLQKNGKIFDSNVGRAPFKFRLGVGEVIKGWDVGVEGMRVGDKRKLVIPPAMGYGSKGAGSRIPPNAWLEFDVELIGVR; encoded by the exons ATGGGTTTCTGGG GAATTGAAGTCAAACCTGGAAAACCACACCCTTATCATTCTGACAATGTTCGGGGAAAGCTTCACATTACTCAG GCAACTTTAGGCCTTGGATCATTTAAAGAGAGGTCTGTACTTCAGTGTTCTGTCGGACACAAGAGTCCGATCATCCTGTGTTCCTTGTTACCAAATCAGAATGAGACTTGCGCCTTAGATCTTAAATTTGATGAAGACGATGATTTAGTTGCTTTCTCAGTACTTGGCCCTCAAAGCATCCACCTCTCTGGTTACTTTGTTGCTGATGATGGAGATCACCTACGAGATGAATATGAGTC TGATTCTTATGGGGAGGATATTGCTGAGACTGAGACTGAGTCCGAAGACGAGTCCTCTGATTATTGTTCTGATGAGGAGTATGGAGATGATTTCATAGATGATGATGATCTTGAGTTCTTCCGTCCACCTGTCCCAAATAGTGGAG TTGTAATCGAGGAGATCATGGATGATGAAAAACCTACAAAAGGAAATGAGGAATCTAAACGATCCAAGAGAAAGAATAAATTGACTGGCTCTGAGGAACAAAAGAACTCACAGGGTCAACTTATTGTCAAGAGAGGTGCTGGTGTGACAGATTTGGAAACTGAAGATGAAGATGGCTTTCCAGTTTCTGCTTCACAAAAAAGCGAAGATGCTATTCAGCAGCCTCAACCAGAAACCAAGGAACTTAGAGAAAATTTAACTAAAGAAGACAAGACAAGAAAAGATGCtagtgaaaagaaaagaaaaattaaaaacactGATGAAGAAGGGGG gaaaaagaagaagaaaaagaagcaaaaagGAAATGATACAGATGACATCAATGGTTTACCGGGTGATGAAGTTCAGCTTGTGAAGGAAGAGAGCCAGGATTCAGAGAACGTAATGCCTGTTGGAAAAGAACAAGATCATCCCCATAGTGATCG GGCCCTTGGTTCTGAACCAGACATTGTGCCTGGTGAGAACCTCtctgagagaaaaaaaaagaagaagaagaagaccaCCCAAGAGAATCAAGTAAGTGCAAATGCATCAGTTTCACAAAGTGGAGATAAGGATACTTCCACTTTGAAGTCTGAGGAGAAACAAACTGCTGGCAAATCTTCTCAAGTGAGAACCTTTCCGAATGGATTGGTTGTCCAAGAGTTAGCAATGGGCAAACCAGATGGTAAAAGAGCATCTCGTGGGAAGCAG GTTAGTGTCCATTACATTGGGAAGCTTCAGAAGAATGGAAAAATTTTTGATTCCAATGTGGGAAGGGCCCCCTTTAAATTTCGCCTAG GCGTAGGAGAAGTCATCAAAGGATGGGATGTTGGTGTCGAAG GCATGCGTGTTGGGGATAAAAGAAAACTCGTAATTCCACCAGCAATGGG TTATGGTTCTAAGGGTGCTGGCAGTAGGATACCTCCGAATGCATGGCTCGAGTTTGATGTTGAGTTGATTGGAGTTCGGTGA